In Perca fluviatilis chromosome 18, GENO_Pfluv_1.0, whole genome shotgun sequence, one genomic interval encodes:
- the mrpl19 gene encoding 39S ribosomal protein L19, mitochondrial, whose protein sequence is MAACAKGIDKFMFSLRLLRNLRLENERSISTSVCRLAPNSEEPPKFTPPSKPVIIDKTQSVASLRKFLSPEFIPPRQRTDPLKFSIERKDMIRRRKVLNIPEFYVGSILGVTMADTNASGKTNRFVGICIQRGGKGLGATFVLRNIIDNQGVEICYELYSPRIQKIDVLKLEKRLDDNLMYLRDAMPEYSTVDPDMKPIPFSPTGEVPVNKIKVRMRPKPWSKRWERPKFNVQGIRFDLSLTPEQMEHAQKWAQPWQEYDMLKEYGTSKLEGQILSEVQQEMSK, encoded by the exons ATGGCAGCCTGTGCGAAAGGGATCGACAAATTTATGTTTTCACTGAGGTTATTACGAAACCTCCGGCTCGAAAATGAAC GGTCCATATCCACATCCGTGTGTCGTCTTGCTCCTAACAGTGAGGAGCCACCAAAATTCACCCCTCCATCTAAACCTGTCATCATAGATAAAACACAGAGTGTGGCATCTCTGCGCAA GTTTCTGAGCCCAGAGTTCATCCCTCCCAGACAGAGAACAGATCCTTTAAAATTCTCCATTGAGAGGAAAGACATGATTCGCAGGAGGAAAGTGCTCAACATTCCCGAATTCTACGTTG GAAGCATCCTGGGAGTAACCATGGCCGACACTAATGCCAGCGGGAAAACTAACCGCTTTGTTGGCATCTGTATCCAGAGGGGTGGAAAGGGTCTGGGAGCCACATTTGTCCTGAGGAATATCATTGATAACCAAG GCGTGGAGATCTGCTACGAGCTGTACAGCCCTCGTATCCAGAAAATTGACGTGCTGAAGCTGGAGAAGAGGCTGGATGACAACCTGATGTATCTGAGAGACGCTATGCCTGAGTACAGCACTGTGGACCCGGACATGAAGCCTATTCCCTTCTCCCCCACTGGAGAGGTGCCTGTCAACAAG ATCAAAGTAAGGATGCGCCCCAAGCCATGGTCCAAACGCTGGGAACGACCCAAGTTCAACGTCCAGGGCATCCGCTTTGACCTGTCCCTGACCCCAGAGCAGATGGAACACGCCCAGAAGTGGGCACAGCCTTGGCAGGAGTACGACATGCTGAAGGAGTACGGCACGTCCAAACTGGAGGGGCAGATCCTCAGTGAGGTCCAGCAGGAGATGAGCAAGTGA